Proteins from a genomic interval of Vicia villosa cultivar HV-30 ecotype Madison, WI unplaced genomic scaffold, Vvil1.0 ctg.000287F_1_1, whole genome shotgun sequence:
- the LOC131626436 gene encoding ubinuclein-1-like isoform X2, whose translation MTEEKKPSSSFVKIGDRQLFTVELRPGETTIVSWKKLLKDAAKSNGSASTSQQSRPEAVPGQPAEIEENDEAQPHRFSAVIEKIERLYMGKDSSDDEDLPDVPDDDQYDTEDSFIDDAELDEYFQVDHSKVKHDGFFVNRGKLERTDEPPVIPNQQPKKRRRKDIVKNPGENNNDHGSNKHVKVGKAASGKTTFVQARNVPDEHYDDLKIHNHSDIYGVSSKKKIADTKPISVSAVSLKTSSDDVPAAMSEAKDADKKKIGTLQSKNTSESFDASHQKYHEKGAYVQSKSQPGRGSKSIDNLENNSRVKEKNGMRQLPDLNLTVGKWATKAAKSEYMHRKDGSSVRPKSSMLEKTLVELEKMVAESRPPAADVEADNTSQAVKRRLPREIKLKLAKVARIAVLAVYIYIIFLKGFELYKINCMFLLQQASHGKVSKELINRLMSILGHLMQLRTLKRNLKIMINMGLSAKQDDDDRFQRIKKEVVDMIKIQAPASESKQQQKAGASGDVQEFGPDGKAITKRSLSMDAALEDKICDLYDIFVDGLDENAGPQIRKLYAELAELWPTGYMDNHGIKRGICRAKERRRASYTKNKEKIKTKKLLASRQEDSVQLDTGSITSQQNQQEKLAPELTSHAFTSTNKPISNTSTVQVPIHMNGVKPEKAKGSSSSSLDDVRVADGILTKKLKRKPELEFEGANGGPERLVSLQGEERPRPQKPSSGVPTKSNVQPTSLPGLELSS comes from the exons ATGACCGAAGAGAAGAAACCTTCTTCGTCGTTCGTCAAGATTGGTGACCGGCAATTGTTTACGGTGGAGCTCCGCCCGGGAGAGACCACCATAGTGTCTTGGAAGAAGCTGTTGAAGGATGCTGCCAAGTCGAACGGATCGGCTTCCACATCGCAACAGTCCCGGCCGGAGGCTGTTCCG GGACAACCTGCTGAGATTGAGGAAAATGATGAAGCTCAGCCACACCGTTTCAGTGCTGTTATAGAGAAGATTGAACGGCTTTACATG GGTAAGGATAGCAGTGACGATGAGGATCTGCCTGATGTGCCTGATGATGATCAGTATGATACTGAAGATTCTTTTATAGACGACGCAGAGCTG GACGAATATTTTCAGGTTGATCATTCCAAAGTCAAACATGATGGATTCTTTGTAAATAGGGGGAAATTGGAACGCAC TGATGAACCTCCTGTAATACCCAACCAGCAACCAAAGAAAAGGCGCAGAAAAGATATAGTGAAGAATCCAGGTGAAAATAATAATGACCATGGATCAAATAAACATGTTAAAGTGGGCAAGGCAGCATCTGGGAAAACAACTTTCGTACAGGCAAGGAATGTACCCGATGAACACTATGATGACTTGAAAATTCATAATCATTCCGATATCTATGGAGTTAGTTCCAAAAAGAAAATTGCTGATACTAAACCCATATCGGTCTCTGCCGTCTCTTTGAAAACTTCAAGTGATGATGTCCCTGCTGCCATGTCAGAAGCCAAAGATGCTGATAAGAAGAAGATAGGAACTTTGCAATCTAAAAACACAAGTGAATCATTTGATGCATCTCATCAGAAGTACCATGAAAAAGGTGCTTATGTACAATCCAAATCCCAACCTGGAAGAGGCTCGAAGAGTATTGATAATTTAGAAAATAACAGTCGGGTGAAAGAAAAAAATGGTATGCGGCAACTGCCGGATCTTAACCTGACTGTGGGAAAGTGGGCTACTAAAGCAGCA AAATCTGAATACATGCACCGGAAAGACGGGTCTAGTGTTAGGCCAAAATCTTCAATGCTTGAGAAGACTCTTGTCGAGTTAGAGAAAATGGTTGCAGAGT CAAGGCCCCCTGCAGCGGACGTGGAGGCCGATAATACATCCCAGGCAGTCAAAAGGAGGTTGCCTAGAGAAATAAAGCTAAAGCTTGCTAAAGTTGCTAGAATAGCGGTACTggctgtatatatatatataatttttctcAAGGGATTTGAACTTTATAAGATTAACTGTATGTTTTTGTTGCAACAGGCAAGCCATGGAAAAGTATCAAAAGAGTTGATTAACCGCCTTATGAGTATTCTTGGGCACTTAATGCAACTCAGAACATTAAAG agaaatttaaaaataatgatCAATATGGGCCTGTCAGCAAAGCAGGATGATGACGATAGGTTTCAACGGATAAAAAAGGAAGTTGTTGATATGATTAAGATTCAGGCACCAGCTTCGGAATCCAAG CAACAGCAGAAAGCTGGAGCATCAGGTGATGTTCAAGAATTTGGTCCTGATGGAAAAGCAATAACTAAAAGGAGTCTTAGTATGGACGCCGCTTTGGAGGACAAGATTTGTGATCTCTATGATATTTTTGTTGAT GGCTTGGATGAAAATGCAGGTCCACAGATCAGAAAGTTATATGCCGAG CTTGCAGAATTATGGCCAACTGGTTACATGGACAACCATGGGATCAAACGTGGAATTTGCAGGGCAAAAGAGAGGCGCAGAGCATCGTACACAAAAAATAAG GAAAAAATTAAGACGAAGAAGTTGCTGGCATCAAGGCAAGAGGATAGCGTTCAACTTGATACTGGCTCAATTACATCACAGCAGAACCAACAAGAGAAATTAGCTCCAGAATTAACCAGTCATGCTTTTACTTCAACAAACAAGCCCATATCTAATACGAGCACTGTCCAGGTCCCCATTCACATGAATGGTGTAAAGCCAGAAAAAGCAAAGGGAAGCTCAAGCAGTTCCCTGGACGATGTCCGTGTTGCGGATGGCATTTTGAcaaagaagctgaagagaaagcCAGAACTTGAGTTTGAAGGAGCAAATGGTGGGCCTGAGAGGCTTGTTTCTTTGCAGGGAGAAGAAAGGCCCCGGCCCCAGAAGCCGTCTTCTGGTGTTCCCACCAAATCAAATGTTCAGCCGACATCCCTCCCAGGTCTTGAACTGTCAAGCTAA
- the LOC131626436 gene encoding ubinuclein-1-like isoform X1: MTEEKKPSSSFVKIGDRQLFTVELRPGETTIVSWKKLLKDAAKSNGSASTSQQSRPEAVPGQPAEIEENDEAQPHRFSAVIEKIERLYMGKDSSDDEDLPDVPDDDQYDTEDSFIDDAELDEYFQVDHSKVKHDGFFVNRGKLERTDEPPVIPNQQPKKRRRKDIVKNPGENNNDHGSNKHVKVGKAASGKTTFVQARNVPDEHYDDLKIHNHSDIYGVSSKKKIADTKPISVSAVSLKTSSDDVPAAMSEAKDADKKKIGTLQSKNTSESFDASHQKYHEKGAYVQSKSQPGRGSKSIDNLENNSRVKEKNGMRQLPDLNLTVGKWATKAAKSEYMHRKDGSSVRPKSSMLEKTLVELEKMVAESRPPAADVEADNTSQAVKRRLPREIKLKLAKVARIAVLAVYIYIIFLKGFELYKINCMFLLQQASHGKVSKELINRLMSILGHLMQLRTLKRNLKIMINMGLSAKQDDDDRFQRIKKEVVDMIKIQAPASESKQQQKAGASGDVQEFGPDGKAITKRSLSMDAALEDKICDLYDIFVDGLDENAGPQIRKLYAELAELWPTGYMDNHGIKRGICRAKERRRASYTKNKDQEKIKTKKLLASRQEDSVQLDTGSITSQQNQQEKLAPELTSHAFTSTNKPISNTSTVQVPIHMNGVKPEKAKGSSSSSLDDVRVADGILTKKLKRKPELEFEGANGGPERLVSLQGEERPRPQKPSSGVPTKSNVQPTSLPGLELSS; encoded by the exons ATGACCGAAGAGAAGAAACCTTCTTCGTCGTTCGTCAAGATTGGTGACCGGCAATTGTTTACGGTGGAGCTCCGCCCGGGAGAGACCACCATAGTGTCTTGGAAGAAGCTGTTGAAGGATGCTGCCAAGTCGAACGGATCGGCTTCCACATCGCAACAGTCCCGGCCGGAGGCTGTTCCG GGACAACCTGCTGAGATTGAGGAAAATGATGAAGCTCAGCCACACCGTTTCAGTGCTGTTATAGAGAAGATTGAACGGCTTTACATG GGTAAGGATAGCAGTGACGATGAGGATCTGCCTGATGTGCCTGATGATGATCAGTATGATACTGAAGATTCTTTTATAGACGACGCAGAGCTG GACGAATATTTTCAGGTTGATCATTCCAAAGTCAAACATGATGGATTCTTTGTAAATAGGGGGAAATTGGAACGCAC TGATGAACCTCCTGTAATACCCAACCAGCAACCAAAGAAAAGGCGCAGAAAAGATATAGTGAAGAATCCAGGTGAAAATAATAATGACCATGGATCAAATAAACATGTTAAAGTGGGCAAGGCAGCATCTGGGAAAACAACTTTCGTACAGGCAAGGAATGTACCCGATGAACACTATGATGACTTGAAAATTCATAATCATTCCGATATCTATGGAGTTAGTTCCAAAAAGAAAATTGCTGATACTAAACCCATATCGGTCTCTGCCGTCTCTTTGAAAACTTCAAGTGATGATGTCCCTGCTGCCATGTCAGAAGCCAAAGATGCTGATAAGAAGAAGATAGGAACTTTGCAATCTAAAAACACAAGTGAATCATTTGATGCATCTCATCAGAAGTACCATGAAAAAGGTGCTTATGTACAATCCAAATCCCAACCTGGAAGAGGCTCGAAGAGTATTGATAATTTAGAAAATAACAGTCGGGTGAAAGAAAAAAATGGTATGCGGCAACTGCCGGATCTTAACCTGACTGTGGGAAAGTGGGCTACTAAAGCAGCA AAATCTGAATACATGCACCGGAAAGACGGGTCTAGTGTTAGGCCAAAATCTTCAATGCTTGAGAAGACTCTTGTCGAGTTAGAGAAAATGGTTGCAGAGT CAAGGCCCCCTGCAGCGGACGTGGAGGCCGATAATACATCCCAGGCAGTCAAAAGGAGGTTGCCTAGAGAAATAAAGCTAAAGCTTGCTAAAGTTGCTAGAATAGCGGTACTggctgtatatatatatataatttttctcAAGGGATTTGAACTTTATAAGATTAACTGTATGTTTTTGTTGCAACAGGCAAGCCATGGAAAAGTATCAAAAGAGTTGATTAACCGCCTTATGAGTATTCTTGGGCACTTAATGCAACTCAGAACATTAAAG agaaatttaaaaataatgatCAATATGGGCCTGTCAGCAAAGCAGGATGATGACGATAGGTTTCAACGGATAAAAAAGGAAGTTGTTGATATGATTAAGATTCAGGCACCAGCTTCGGAATCCAAG CAACAGCAGAAAGCTGGAGCATCAGGTGATGTTCAAGAATTTGGTCCTGATGGAAAAGCAATAACTAAAAGGAGTCTTAGTATGGACGCCGCTTTGGAGGACAAGATTTGTGATCTCTATGATATTTTTGTTGAT GGCTTGGATGAAAATGCAGGTCCACAGATCAGAAAGTTATATGCCGAG CTTGCAGAATTATGGCCAACTGGTTACATGGACAACCATGGGATCAAACGTGGAATTTGCAGGGCAAAAGAGAGGCGCAGAGCATCGTACACAAAAAATAAG GATCAGGAAAAAATTAAGACGAAGAAGTTGCTGGCATCAAGGCAAGAGGATAGCGTTCAACTTGATACTGGCTCAATTACATCACAGCAGAACCAACAAGAGAAATTAGCTCCAGAATTAACCAGTCATGCTTTTACTTCAACAAACAAGCCCATATCTAATACGAGCACTGTCCAGGTCCCCATTCACATGAATGGTGTAAAGCCAGAAAAAGCAAAGGGAAGCTCAAGCAGTTCCCTGGACGATGTCCGTGTTGCGGATGGCATTTTGAcaaagaagctgaagagaaagcCAGAACTTGAGTTTGAAGGAGCAAATGGTGGGCCTGAGAGGCTTGTTTCTTTGCAGGGAGAAGAAAGGCCCCGGCCCCAGAAGCCGTCTTCTGGTGTTCCCACCAAATCAAATGTTCAGCCGACATCCCTCCCAGGTCTTGAACTGTCAAGCTAA
- the LOC131626436 gene encoding ubinuclein-1-like isoform X3 gives MTEEKKPSSSFVKIGDRQLFTVELRPGETTIVSWKKLLKDAAKSNGSASTSQQSRPEAVPGQPAEIEENDEAQPHRFSAVIEKIERLYMGKDSSDDEDLPDVPDDDQYDTEDSFIDDAELDEYFQVDHSKVKHDGFFVNRGKLERTDEPPVIPNQQPKKRRRKDIVKNPGENNNDHGSNKHVKVGKAASGKTTFVQARNVPDEHYDDLKIHNHSDIYGVSSKKKIADTKPISVSAVSLKTSSDDVPAAMSEAKDADKKKIGTLQSKNTSESFDASHQKYHEKGAYVQSKSQPGRGSKSIDNLENNSRVKEKNGMRQLPDLNLTVGKWATKAAKSEYMHRKDGSSVRPKSSMLEKTLVELEKMVAESRPPAADVEADNTSQAVKRRLPREIKLKLAKVARIAASHGKVSKELINRLMSILGHLMQLRTLKRNLKIMINMGLSAKQDDDDRFQRIKKEVVDMIKIQAPASESKQQQKAGASGDVQEFGPDGKAITKRSLSMDAALEDKICDLYDIFVDGLDENAGPQIRKLYAELAELWPTGYMDNHGIKRGICRAKERRRASYTKNKDQEKIKTKKLLASRQEDSVQLDTGSITSQQNQQEKLAPELTSHAFTSTNKPISNTSTVQVPIHMNGVKPEKAKGSSSSSLDDVRVADGILTKKLKRKPELEFEGANGGPERLVSLQGEERPRPQKPSSGVPTKSNVQPTSLPGLELSS, from the exons ATGACCGAAGAGAAGAAACCTTCTTCGTCGTTCGTCAAGATTGGTGACCGGCAATTGTTTACGGTGGAGCTCCGCCCGGGAGAGACCACCATAGTGTCTTGGAAGAAGCTGTTGAAGGATGCTGCCAAGTCGAACGGATCGGCTTCCACATCGCAACAGTCCCGGCCGGAGGCTGTTCCG GGACAACCTGCTGAGATTGAGGAAAATGATGAAGCTCAGCCACACCGTTTCAGTGCTGTTATAGAGAAGATTGAACGGCTTTACATG GGTAAGGATAGCAGTGACGATGAGGATCTGCCTGATGTGCCTGATGATGATCAGTATGATACTGAAGATTCTTTTATAGACGACGCAGAGCTG GACGAATATTTTCAGGTTGATCATTCCAAAGTCAAACATGATGGATTCTTTGTAAATAGGGGGAAATTGGAACGCAC TGATGAACCTCCTGTAATACCCAACCAGCAACCAAAGAAAAGGCGCAGAAAAGATATAGTGAAGAATCCAGGTGAAAATAATAATGACCATGGATCAAATAAACATGTTAAAGTGGGCAAGGCAGCATCTGGGAAAACAACTTTCGTACAGGCAAGGAATGTACCCGATGAACACTATGATGACTTGAAAATTCATAATCATTCCGATATCTATGGAGTTAGTTCCAAAAAGAAAATTGCTGATACTAAACCCATATCGGTCTCTGCCGTCTCTTTGAAAACTTCAAGTGATGATGTCCCTGCTGCCATGTCAGAAGCCAAAGATGCTGATAAGAAGAAGATAGGAACTTTGCAATCTAAAAACACAAGTGAATCATTTGATGCATCTCATCAGAAGTACCATGAAAAAGGTGCTTATGTACAATCCAAATCCCAACCTGGAAGAGGCTCGAAGAGTATTGATAATTTAGAAAATAACAGTCGGGTGAAAGAAAAAAATGGTATGCGGCAACTGCCGGATCTTAACCTGACTGTGGGAAAGTGGGCTACTAAAGCAGCA AAATCTGAATACATGCACCGGAAAGACGGGTCTAGTGTTAGGCCAAAATCTTCAATGCTTGAGAAGACTCTTGTCGAGTTAGAGAAAATGGTTGCAGAGT CAAGGCCCCCTGCAGCGGACGTGGAGGCCGATAATACATCCCAGGCAGTCAAAAGGAGGTTGCCTAGAGAAATAAAGCTAAAGCTTGCTAAAGTTGCTAGAATAGCG GCAAGCCATGGAAAAGTATCAAAAGAGTTGATTAACCGCCTTATGAGTATTCTTGGGCACTTAATGCAACTCAGAACATTAAAG agaaatttaaaaataatgatCAATATGGGCCTGTCAGCAAAGCAGGATGATGACGATAGGTTTCAACGGATAAAAAAGGAAGTTGTTGATATGATTAAGATTCAGGCACCAGCTTCGGAATCCAAG CAACAGCAGAAAGCTGGAGCATCAGGTGATGTTCAAGAATTTGGTCCTGATGGAAAAGCAATAACTAAAAGGAGTCTTAGTATGGACGCCGCTTTGGAGGACAAGATTTGTGATCTCTATGATATTTTTGTTGAT GGCTTGGATGAAAATGCAGGTCCACAGATCAGAAAGTTATATGCCGAG CTTGCAGAATTATGGCCAACTGGTTACATGGACAACCATGGGATCAAACGTGGAATTTGCAGGGCAAAAGAGAGGCGCAGAGCATCGTACACAAAAAATAAG GATCAGGAAAAAATTAAGACGAAGAAGTTGCTGGCATCAAGGCAAGAGGATAGCGTTCAACTTGATACTGGCTCAATTACATCACAGCAGAACCAACAAGAGAAATTAGCTCCAGAATTAACCAGTCATGCTTTTACTTCAACAAACAAGCCCATATCTAATACGAGCACTGTCCAGGTCCCCATTCACATGAATGGTGTAAAGCCAGAAAAAGCAAAGGGAAGCTCAAGCAGTTCCCTGGACGATGTCCGTGTTGCGGATGGCATTTTGAcaaagaagctgaagagaaagcCAGAACTTGAGTTTGAAGGAGCAAATGGTGGGCCTGAGAGGCTTGTTTCTTTGCAGGGAGAAGAAAGGCCCCGGCCCCAGAAGCCGTCTTCTGGTGTTCCCACCAAATCAAATGTTCAGCCGACATCCCTCCCAGGTCTTGAACTGTCAAGCTAA
- the LOC131626437 gene encoding NAD kinase 2, chloroplastic-like — MLACSLCACNMAFSATFNNATIFPFRFKFHTNLTPRTTHLATAQLSNSFSFHSAFDSQNLKSIESHDASRLPWIGPLPGDIAEVEAYCRIFRNSESLHSALIDALCNPFTGECSVSDDVPSHEKPVLEDKIVSVLGCMVALVKGGREDVLSGRYSVMSRFRASEVSVAGETLPPLVDFRSEMKRCCESLHVALENYLVAGDDRGLEVWRKLQRLKNVCYDSGFSRGEDYPCPAVFANWCPVYLSSSKEDLEGKESEADFWIGSQVTEEGLKWLLDRGYKTIVDLREETVKDDFYQAAMQDAVSSGSIELVKIPVEVGTAPKMEQVMRFASLVSDVSKRPIYLHSKEGVWRTSAMVSRWREYMAHSVLQRVSNQAVISNDMLSDYTNEAGKLQDSKPAERSSLEKDTDLLQEGLGAIHSSVDSFDPSTSPNKINEETQSNGTIGGNFPNDRTSSQAMTADGESYSPTFSSKTNPLEAQVPPHDIFSKKEMSRYFESKKISKLSCSSNQVKRLECLPDSRSMHNRRLQGQVIINSGHNPKVVGPAGSSNGSAQIAVGNKLKLVNMNASSSVRTTVNAFSERDMYCMPDANDIDNTTNSQRILADEDKAGEGLGFREGDMCASSTGVVRLQSRKKAEMFLVRTDGFSCVREKVTESSLAFTHPSIQQQMLMWKSTPKTVLLLKKPGKHLMEEAKEVASFLYYQEKMNVFVEPDVHDIFARITGFGFVQTFYIQDTCDLHENVDFVACLGGDGVILHASNLFRGAVPPVVSFNLGSLGFLTTHSFEDYKQDLRQIIHGNNKRDGVYITLRMRLRCEIFRKGKAMPGKIFDILNEVVVDRGSNPYLSKIECYEHDRLITKVQGDGVIIATPTGSTAYSTAAGGSMVHPNVPCMLFTPICPHSLSFRPVILPDSAQLELKIPEDARSNAWVSFDGKKRQQLSRGDSVRISMSQHPLPTVNKFDQTGDWFHSLIRCLNWNERLDQKAL; from the exons ATGTTGGCATGTAGTCTTTGCGCCTGCAACATGGCATTCTCCGCCACCTTCAACAATGCCACAATCTTTCCCTTCCGCTTCAAATTTCACACCAACCTCACTCCACGAACAACACACCTCGCCACCGCTCAACTTTCCAACTCCTTCTCCTTTCATTCCGCTTTCGATTCTCAG AATTTGAAGTCCATTGAATCCCATGATGCATCAAGGTTACCTTGGATTGGTCCACTTCCGGGTGATATTGCTGAAGTGGAGGCATATTGTAGAATTTTTAGAAATTCTGAGAGCCTTCATTCTGCGTTAATTGATGCTTTATGTAACCCTTTCACTGGTGAATGTAGTGTTTCAGATGATGTTCCGTCTCATGAGAAACCTGTCCTAGAAGATAAAATAGTTTCTGTACTTGGATGTATGGTTGCGCTTGTCAAGGGTGGGAGAGAGGATGTTCTTTCTGGAAGATATTCTGTTATGTCTCGCTTTCGTGCTTCTGAGGTTAGCGTCGCGGGGGAAACGCTCCCCCCACTTGTGGATTTTAGGAGTGAGATGAAAAGGTGCTGTGAGAGCTTGCATGTTGCGCTTGAGAACTATTTGGTTGCTGGTGATGATCGGGGTTTGGAGGTGTGGAGGAAACTTCAGAGATTGAAGAATGTTTGCTATGATTCTGGTTTTTCTCGCGGAGAGGATTATCCGTGTCCTGCAGTATTTGCTAACTGGTGTCCTGTATATTTGTCCAGTTCTAAAGAGGACTTGGAAGGAAAAGAATCTGAAGCTGATTTTTGGATAGGTAGCCAGGTAACAGAAGAAGGTCTTAAGTGGCTACTGGATAGAGGATATAAAACTATTGTGGATCTCAGAGAAGAGACAGTAAAAGATGATTTTTACCAAGCTGCTATGCAGGATGCTGTTTCCTCTGGAAGTATTGAATTGGTGAAAATCCCGGTTGAAGTTGGGACTGCGCCAAAAATGGAACAGGTTATGAGGTTTGCATCTCTTGTTTCTGATGTTAGCAAAAGACCAATCTATCTGCACAGTAAAGAAGGAGTTTGGAGAACGTCTGCGATGGTTTCCAGATGGAGGGAGTACATGGCTCACTCTGTATTACAACGTGTTTCGAATCAAGCAGTTATTTCCAATGACATGTTATCAGATTATACAAATGAAGCTGGGAAACTGCAGGATTCAAAGCCTGCTGAGAGATCCTCTCTGGAAAAAGATACTGATTTGTTGCAAGAGGGTTTAGGTGCGATTCATAGTTCTGTTGACTCATTTGACCCGAGTACCTCTCCAAATAAGATTAATGAAGAAACACAAAGTAATGGGACCATAGGTGGAAATTTTCCCAACGATAGGACTTCATCACAAGCCATGACTGCTGACGGGGAAAGTTACTCTCCAACTTTCTCCAGCAAAACTAACCCTTTGGAAGCTCAAGTTCCTCCTCATGACATCTTTTCCAAAAAAGAAATGTCCAGATATTTCGAAAGTAAGAAGATTTCAAAACTCTCTTGTTCCAGTAATCAAGTCAAAAGGTTGGAATGCTTGCCAGATTCTAGGAGCATGCATAATAGAAGACTACAGGGGCAAGTGATTATAAACAGTGGTCATAATCCTAAAGTTGTGGGTCCAGCAGGAAGTTCCAATGGGTCAGCTCAGATTGCAGTTGGTAACAAGTTGAAGTTAGTGAATATGAATGCATCCAGTTCTGTAAGGACAACAGTAAATGCTTTTAGTGAAAGAGATATGTATTGCATGCCTGATGCCAACGATATTGATAATACAACTAATTCTCAAAGGATTTTAGCCGATGAAGATAAGGCGGGGGAAGGCTTGGGATTCAGGGAAGGAGACATGTGTGCATCTTCGACAGGAGTTGTAAGGTTGCAATCAAGAAAAAAAGCAGAGATGTTCCTAGTACGAACAGATGGATTTTCTTGTGTACGAGAGAAGGTTACTGAATCTTCTTTGGCCTTCACGCATCCTAGCATTCAGCAACAAATGTTAATGTGGAAATCTACCCCAAAGACTGTTTTATTGTTGAAAAAGCCTGGGAAGCATCTCATGGAAGAAGCTAAAGAG GTTGCTTCTTTTTTATATTACCAAGAGAAAATGAACGTATTCGTGGAACCGGATGTGCATGATATATTTGCTAGAATTACAGGATTTGGATTCGTCCAGACCTTCTATATACAAGATACTTG TGATCTACACGAGAATGTAGATTTTGTGGCATGTTTGGGGGGAGATGGCGTTATATTGCATGCTTCAAATCTATTTAGAGGTGCTGTTCCACCTGTTGTGTCATTTAACCTTGGTTCTCTTGGTTTTCTGACTACTCATAGT TTTGAAGACTACAAGCAGGACTTACGACAAATCATCCATGGAAATAATAAACGAGATGGTGTATACATCACTCTTAGAATGCGTCTCCGATGTGAAATTTTCCGTAAGGGAAAAGCTATGCCAGGGAAAATATTTGATATTCTGAATGAAGTTGTTGTTGATCGGGGTTCTAATCCGTACCTTTCAAAGATTGAATGCTATGAACACGACAGGCTTATAACAAAA GTACAAGGTGATGGAGTGATCATAGCTACCCCTACCGGAAGCACTGCTTATTCTACAGCTGCTGGAGGTTCCATG GTCCATCCAAATGTTCCATGCATGCTGTTTACCCCAATCTGTCCACATTCACTCTCATTTCGACCAGTTATACTTCCAGATTCTGCCCAACTTGAATTAAAG ATTCCAGAGGATGCTAGAAGCAATGCCTGGGTTTCATTTGACGGGAAGAAAAGGCAACAGCTTTCAAGAGGAGATTCTGTACGAATATCTATGAGTCAGCATCCTCTTCCAACAGTTAACAAGTTTGACCAAACAGGTGATTGGTTTCATAGCTTGATTCGCTGCCTAAATTGGAACGAAAGACTTGACCAGAAGGCCCTATAA
- the LOC131626438 gene encoding 1-aminocyclopropane-1-carboxylate oxidase 5-like, which produces MAVPVIDFSKLNGEERAKTMQQIANGCEEWGFFQLINHGISEELLERVKKVTTEFYKVEREENFKNSATVKLLNDIAEKKSSENLENVDWEDVITLLDDNEWPENTPSFRETMSEYRSELKKLAEKLTEVMDENLGLPKGYIKKALNGGEGDNAFFGTKVSHYPPCPYPELVNGLRAHTDAGGVILLFQDDKAGGLQMLKDGEWLDVQPLPNAIVINTGDQIEVLSNGRYKSCWHRVLSATEGNRRSIASFYNPPLKATISPAPQLAEKENQQVDDAYPKFVFGDYMSIYAEQKFLPKEPRFRAVKAI; this is translated from the exons ATGGCAGTTCCAGTCATTGATTTCTCAAAGCTGAATGGTGAAGAAAGGGCCAAAACTATGCAACAGATTGCTAATGGCTGTGAAGAATGGGGATTCTTCCAG TTGATTAATCACGGCATTTCTGAGGAACTTCTTGAAAGAGTGAAGAAGGTTACCACTGAGTTCTATAAGGTGGAAAGAGAGGAGAACTTCAAGAACTCGGCAACGGTTAAGCTTCTGAATGATATAGCTGAAAAGAAAAGCAGTGAAAATTTGGAGAATGTGGACTGGGAGGATGTTATCACTCTACTGGATGATAATGAATGGCCAGAAAATACACCAAGTTTCAG GGAAACCATGTCAGAATATCGGTCTGAGTTAAAGAAACTGGCGGAGAAGCTCACTGAAGTTATGGATGAGAATCTGGGCTTACCAAAAGGATACATTAAGAAAGCACTGAACGGTGGAGAAGGAGACAATGCTTTCTTTGGCACTAAGGTCAGCCACTACCCACCATGTCCCTATCCAGAACTCGTGAATGGACTACGAGCTCACACTGATGCAGGAGGTGTCATCCTACTGTTCCAAGATGACAAGGCAGGAGgccttcaaatgctcaaagatggGGAATGGCTTGATGTCCAACCTTTGCCAAATGCCATTGTGATCAACACTGGTGATCAGATTGAGGTGCTGAGCAATGGCAGATACAAGAGTTGTTGGCATAGGGTTCTGAGTGCTACAGAGGGGAACAGGAGGTCAATTGCTTCCTTCTATAACCCACCACTCAAAGCCACCATAAGTCCTGCACCACAATTGGCTGAAAAAGAAAACCAACAAGTCGACGATGCTTATCCTAAATTTGTTTTCGGTGACTACATGTCTATCTATGCTGAGCAGAAGTTCCTTCCCAAGGAACCAAGGTTTAGAGCTGTTAAAGCcatttga